In one window of Gossypium hirsutum isolate 1008001.06 chromosome A01, Gossypium_hirsutum_v2.1, whole genome shotgun sequence DNA:
- the LOC107917869 gene encoding RNA-binding protein 24-B isoform X1 — MAFQQIPGPSSGSSSSSGFQYMNSPFGDTTYTKVFVGGLAWETQSETMRRYFEQFGEIVEAVVITDKNTGRSKGYGFVTFRDPESARRACADPTPIIDGRRANCNLASLGRPRPPVPYGIISNLSGRLRPASPYIGGVPRGAYVGSIGYQPPLPYNYQQGLMYPSYGYATYGPEYVYPQGAYNPYVAQQYLQIYGVPGAVNPAIYPYGQLGQTVPSGHGYTAVQGYAMPSHQIVQFGGAVANAITTSPMPTIQTPYPGGIAASVPAQPQFIVTTPSQFMQGSGSDQTTG; from the exons ATGGCGTTTCAGCAAATTCCGGGTCCGAGCTCGGGGTCGAGTTCGAGTTCTGGCTTCCAATACATGAATTCCCCTTTTGGAGATACCACATACACCAAGGTCTTTGTTGGGGGACTCGCTTGGGAAACTCAAAGCGAAACCATGCGCCGATATTTCGAGCAGTTTGGTGAAATCGTGGAAGCCGTTGTCATCACTGATAAGAACACCGGCCGTTCAAAAGGATATGGTTTT GTAACTTTCCGGGATCCAGAGTCTGCTAGGAGAGCCTGTGCTGATCCGACCCCAATTATTGATGGCAGGCGTGCTAATTGTAATTTGGCTTCTCTAGGCCGTCCTCGACCTCCTGTTCCTTACGGTATCATCTCTAATCTGTCCG GACGTTTGAGACCAGCTTCTCCATATATTGGAGGTGTGCCACGAGGGGCTTATGTTGGAAGTATTGGCTATCAGCCTCCACTTCCTTACAATTATCAACAAGGATTGATGTACCCTTCTTATGG GTATGCAACATATGGACCTGAATATGTCTATCCTCAG GGTGCTTACAACCCCTACGTGGCTCAGCAGTACCTTCAGATATATGGAGTTCCTGGAGCAGTTAATCCAGCTATTTATCCTTATGGGCAATTGGGTCAGACTGTTCCTAGTGGACATGGTTATACAGCTGTACAGGGATATGCAATGCCAAGCCATCAAATAGTGCAGTTTGGAGGAGCCGTTGCTAATGCAATCACAACTTCTCCAATGCCCACAATCCAAACACCATATCCTGGAG GTATAGCAGCATCTGTTCCAGCACAGCCACAATTTATTGTTACTACTCCTTCTCAGTTTATGCAAGGTAGTGGTTCTGACCAAACAACTGGGTGA
- the LOC107917869 gene encoding RNA-binding protein 24-B isoform X2: protein MAFQQIPGPSSGSSSSSGFQYMNSPFGDTTYTKVFVGGLAWETQSETMRRYFEQFGEIVEAVVITDKNTGRSKGYGFVTFRDPESARRACADPTPIIDGRRANCNLASLGRPRPPVPYGRLRPASPYIGGVPRGAYVGSIGYQPPLPYNYQQGLMYPSYGYATYGPEYVYPQGAYNPYVAQQYLQIYGVPGAVNPAIYPYGQLGQTVPSGHGYTAVQGYAMPSHQIVQFGGAVANAITTSPMPTIQTPYPGGIAASVPAQPQFIVTTPSQFMQGSGSDQTTG from the exons ATGGCGTTTCAGCAAATTCCGGGTCCGAGCTCGGGGTCGAGTTCGAGTTCTGGCTTCCAATACATGAATTCCCCTTTTGGAGATACCACATACACCAAGGTCTTTGTTGGGGGACTCGCTTGGGAAACTCAAAGCGAAACCATGCGCCGATATTTCGAGCAGTTTGGTGAAATCGTGGAAGCCGTTGTCATCACTGATAAGAACACCGGCCGTTCAAAAGGATATGGTTTT GTAACTTTCCGGGATCCAGAGTCTGCTAGGAGAGCCTGTGCTGATCCGACCCCAATTATTGATGGCAGGCGTGCTAATTGTAATTTGGCTTCTCTAGGCCGTCCTCGACCTCCTGTTCCTTACG GACGTTTGAGACCAGCTTCTCCATATATTGGAGGTGTGCCACGAGGGGCTTATGTTGGAAGTATTGGCTATCAGCCTCCACTTCCTTACAATTATCAACAAGGATTGATGTACCCTTCTTATGG GTATGCAACATATGGACCTGAATATGTCTATCCTCAG GGTGCTTACAACCCCTACGTGGCTCAGCAGTACCTTCAGATATATGGAGTTCCTGGAGCAGTTAATCCAGCTATTTATCCTTATGGGCAATTGGGTCAGACTGTTCCTAGTGGACATGGTTATACAGCTGTACAGGGATATGCAATGCCAAGCCATCAAATAGTGCAGTTTGGAGGAGCCGTTGCTAATGCAATCACAACTTCTCCAATGCCCACAATCCAAACACCATATCCTGGAG GTATAGCAGCATCTGTTCCAGCACAGCCACAATTTATTGTTACTACTCCTTCTCAGTTTATGCAAGGTAGTGGTTCTGACCAAACAACTGGGTGA